From one Eptesicus fuscus isolate TK198812 chromosome 21, DD_ASM_mEF_20220401, whole genome shotgun sequence genomic stretch:
- the LOC129147577 gene encoding zinc finger and SCAN domain-containing protein 4-like, translated as MASQGGPAWNGPRLGNLEFRSRRGPADEEGEEVAEVSFSSPGLISLNNSGQGHGRAQIRDLWQAFCDWLQPERNSKQEMIVCLVLEQFLHNRPHRDRAAWQRKWESCGRDLESFMEDLDDDDLRPVGLIHVQMRGQEALFSENMPLGQVVAHFMEQHPAVAPTALTPGTPSRAPPDTSRPTAPGEPGGPRDAGEHGGSLSSEDHPPPSLLILQGESRPGPAEGAASWESPRSPGAASPGASASAAQEEPPREETPGETGSTRKLFSCDQCPRKFRYFSRFQLHQRRHNNERPCVCATCGKAFFQASDLRVHQRIHARERPFRCGSCSRAFSHRTNLVAHERIHTGAMPYACAQCGRAYRQSSTYHRHLRMHQRKDSTSGASTPRASTSGESTSGDSMP; from the exons ATGGCATCTCAAGGTGGACCTGCCTGGAACGGTCCTCGGTTAGGAAACCTAGAGTTTAGATCTCGCCGAGGACCTGCCGacgaggagggagaggaggtcgCAGAGGTCAGCttctccagccctggcctcatCTCATTGAACAATAGCGGCCAGGGGCATGGGAGGGCGCAGATTCGGGACCTCTGGCAGGCCTTCTGCGACTGGCTGCAGCCAGAGAGGAACAGCAAGCAGGAGATGATCGTCTGTCTGGTGCTGGAGCAGTTCCTGCACAACAGGCCCCACAGAGACAGGGCCGCATGGCAGCGGAAGTGGGAGTCGTGTGGCAGAGACCTGGAGTCGTTCATGGAGGACCTGGATGATGACGACCTGAGGCCCGTCGGCTTG ATCCACGTCCAAATGCGGGGGCAGGAAGCACTGTTTTCGGAGAACATGCCCTTAGGACAGGTTGTGGCCCACTTCATGGAGCAGCACCCAGCAGTAGCCCCCACAGCGCTCACCCCGGGGACACCCTCCCGGGCTCCCCCAGACACATCCCGGCCAACAGCACCAGGTGAGCCAGGAGGGCCCA GAGATGCAGGCGAACATGGCGGCAGCCTTTCCAGCGAAgaccaccccccgccctccctgctcaTCCTCCAGGGAGAGAGCCGCCCGGGGCCCGCAGAGGGCGCGGCGTCCTGGGAGAGTCCACGCAGCCCCGGAGCAGCCAGTCCGGGCGCCTCCGCCTCCGCGGCCCAGGAAGAGCCTCCCCGAGAGGAGACCCCGGGGGAAA CCGGCAGCACCCGGAAGCTGTTCTCGTGTGACCAGTGTCCCCGGAAATTCCGGTACTTCTCGCGGTTCCAGCTCCACCAGCGGAGACACAACAACGAGCGGCCCTGCGTCTGCGCCACGTGCGGCAAAGCCTTCTTCCAGGCCTCGGACCTGCGTGTGCACCAGCGGATCCACGCGCGGGAGAGGCCTTTCCGCTGCGGCAGCTGCAGCCGGGCCTTCAGCCACAGGACCAACCTGGTGGCGCACGAGCGCATCCACACGGGCGCCATGCCCTACGCGTGCGCTCAGTGCGGGAGGGCCTACCGCCAGTCCTCCACCTACCACCGCCACCTGCGGATGCACCAGAGGAAGGACTCTACATCCGGGGCCTCCACGCCCCGGGCCTCCACATCCGGGGAGTCTACATCTGGGGACTCCATGCCCTAG